From the Lolium rigidum isolate FL_2022 chromosome 2, APGP_CSIRO_Lrig_0.1, whole genome shotgun sequence genome, one window contains:
- the LOC124689787 gene encoding protein DMP6-like, producing MASRPTGDPESLATAQQAPLLGNADGRTRTTTTVVGKALSSTADLAKHLPTGAVLAFEFLSPTFTADGTCTAANRALTGCLIGACAFSCFILCFTDSFRDQTGAVRYGFVTPSGRLRLIDGAAQPAPQDTRYRLGARDVLHGVLSFVVFLSVAMVDSNVVACFYPVESATTRQLLAAVPMAAGAAGSFLFAMFPSTRQGIGFPAAATF from the coding sequence ATGGCATCCCGGCCAACTGGCGACCCCGAGTCCCTGGCGACGGCGCAGCAGGCCCCGCTGCTCGGCAATGCCGACGGACGGACGCGGACGACGACCACCGTCGTGGGCAAGGCTCTGAGTAGCACGGCGGACCTCGCGAAGCACCTCCCCACCGGCGCCGTGCTGGCCTTCGAGTTCCTCTCGCCGACCTTCACTGCCGACGGCACCTGCACGGCCGCCAACCGCGCGCTCACTGGCTGCCTCATCGGCGCCTGCGCCTTCTCGTGCTTCATCCTCTGCTTCACCGACAGCTTCCGCGACCAGACGGGCGCCGTGCGTTACGGCTTCGTCACGCCCAGCGGCCGCCTTCGCCTCATCGACGGAGCCGCCCAGCCGGCGCCGCAGGACACGAGGTATCGGCTTGGCGCGCGGGACGTGCTGCACGGGGTGCTGTCGTTCGTGGTTTTCCTGTCTGTGGCGATGGTGGACAGCAACGTGGTGGCGTGCTTCTACCCCGTCGAGTCCGCCACCACCAGGCAGCTGCTTGCGGCGGTGCCCATGGCGGCCGGAGCGGCGGGGAGCTTCCTCTTCGCTATGTTCCCCTCCACGCGGCAAGGAATCGGGTTCCCCGCCGCAGCCACGTTTTGA
- the LOC124689788 gene encoding putative germin-like protein 2-2: MAAMRMLLLAAALLALACSHGATASDPSLLQDFCVADKMSQVRVNGLACKDAKEVVAEDFYFSGLHVAGNTANKQGAMVTPVNVAQIGGLNTLGISLVRIDYAPSGLNPPHTHPRSTEILTVIEGCLEVGFVTSNPENKLFTKVLNKGDVFVFPKGLVHYQFNKGAANAVAIAALSSQNPGVITVANAVFGAEPSISGDIIAKAFQVEKNTVEWIQAQL, translated from the exons ATGGCCGCCATGCGTATGTTGCTCCTTGCAGCAGCTCTCCTGGCCTTGGCATGCTCTCATGGCGCCACCGCCTCTGATCCGAGTCTTCTCCAAGACTTCTGTGTTGCAGACAAGATGTCTCAAG TTCGCGTCAATGGCTTGGCCTGCAAAGATGCAAAGGAAGTTGTCGCCGAGGACTTCTACTTTTCTGGCCTTCATGTTGCCGGCAACACGGCCAACAAGCAAGGCGCTATGGTCACCCCGGTCAACGTCGCGCAGATTGGTGGGCTAAATACCCTGGGCATCTCCCTCGTTCGTATCGACTATGCACCTAGTGGCCTCAACCCTCCTCACACTCATCCGCGCTCCACCGAGATCTTGACTGTGATAGAGGGTTGTCTAGAGGTGGGCTTCGTGACCTCGAACCCCGAGAACAAGCTCTTCACTAAAGTTCTCAACAAGGGAGATGTGTTTGTATTCCCTAAGGGCCTTGTTCATTACCAATTCAACAAAGGCGCAGCCAACGCGGTAGCTATTGCAGCCTTGAGCAGCCAGAACCCTGGAGTGATCACGGTAGCCAATGCAGTGTTTGGAGCAGAGCCTTCCATCTCGGGTGATATTATCGCCAAGGCCTTTCAGGTGGAGAAGAATACGGTAGAATGGATCCAGGCTCAGCTCTAA
- the LOC124686544 gene encoding protein GLUTAMINE DUMPER 2-like, protein MRPGAEYPMAHVPAAASSAAAPRSPWQSPVPYLFGGLAAMLGLIALSLVALACSYWNLSGGDPLTGQGGDDQADGEKRSVARLAGEWQGHVVVIMAGDEHPTFLATPATTTGRDAEGGAEQAADATACCAACRSEERKMAGARVAGTRPAGYEDDAHSRSEQASSSTSSVIS, encoded by the coding sequence ATGAGGCCAGGAGCCGAGTACCCCATGGCCCACGTCCctgccgcggcctcctcggcggcggcgccccgctCGCCGTGGCAGTCGCCGGTTCCGTACctcttcggcgggctcgccgcgaTGCTAGGTCTCATCGCGCTCTCGCTCGTCGCCCTGGCCTGCTCCTACTGGAATCTCTCCGGCGGCGATCCTCTCACCGGCCAGGGCGGTGACGACCAAGCCGATGGCGAGAAGCGCTCGGTCGCCAGGCTGGCAGGGGAGTGGCAGGGGCACGTGGTAGTCATCATGGCCGGCGACGAGCATCCGACTTTCCTGGccacgccggcgacgacgacgggccgtgaCGCGGAAGGCGGCGCAGAGCAGGCAGCCGACGCGACGGCATGCTGCGCCGCGTGCAGGTCAGAGGAGAGGAAGATGGCCGGTGCCCGCGTGGCGGGCACGCGGCCAGCCGGCTACGAAGACGACGCGCATAGCCGAAGTGAGCAAGCTAGTAGTAGTACTAGTTCTGTAATTAGCTAG